The following proteins are co-located in the Clostridiales bacterium genome:
- a CDS encoding carbohydrate kinase family protein — MDLENSNSLPSSLSTLCNSLEHTVNPQKVFVGFDGFVDEIIHVVDIRYQSDSYKRIPTIQAYADRIARGSGMSTNIELVSQQVKMGGNGPILANALLNYEVDVTYMGAIGYPEPDPVFHGLTRCRKLIGLAPPAATDALEFNDGKIIASKLSALNSITWETILNRCSLTELIRIFEDCSHLVFSNWSMIVGMNQIFREFLKQVAPNISAAEKSAFFDLADPEKRTQEDLQTALSYIMKFTEAGFRVTLSMNLKEACEICEVLGKEIPDYRCADTRELLEYLSTCLPLFCTVIHLVDRACCLHDNEYCEVMGPYCREPKLTTGAGDNFNAGFLYGLIRDLSFTDCLCLGCASSGFYVRHAKSPGLQELKDFLVLWFGHALEHPEIKI; from the coding sequence ATGGATCTGGAAAACAGTAACTCCTTACCATCATCTTTGTCGACGCTGTGCAATTCATTAGAGCATACCGTAAACCCTCAAAAAGTGTTTGTGGGCTTCGACGGTTTCGTGGATGAAATTATTCACGTCGTTGATATCCGCTATCAATCCGACTCCTATAAAAGGATCCCTACGATACAGGCTTACGCAGACAGGATCGCTCGCGGAAGCGGTATGAGCACAAACATTGAACTGGTAAGCCAGCAGGTTAAAATGGGTGGCAACGGCCCAATTCTAGCAAATGCTCTGTTAAATTACGAAGTGGATGTAACCTATATGGGAGCGATTGGTTATCCCGAGCCGGACCCGGTCTTCCATGGGCTTACCCGCTGCAGGAAGCTGATTGGTCTGGCACCTCCGGCTGCTACAGATGCCTTGGAATTTAACGACGGTAAGATCATCGCTTCCAAACTTTCTGCGCTGAATTCTATCACTTGGGAAACGATCCTAAACCGATGCTCCCTGACGGAACTCATCCGTATTTTTGAGGATTGCAGCCATCTGGTTTTTTCAAATTGGTCCATGATCGTCGGCATGAACCAGATCTTTCGCGAGTTTCTCAAGCAAGTGGCGCCGAACATTTCTGCTGCTGAGAAATCTGCCTTTTTTGATCTGGCTGATCCGGAAAAACGTACCCAGGAAGATCTGCAAACCGCTCTATCCTATATAATGAAATTTACGGAAGCAGGATTTCGTGTTACACTGAGTATGAATTTAAAGGAAGCGTGTGAAATCTGTGAGGTACTGGGCAAGGAAATTCCCGACTACCGGTGTGCAGACACAAGGGAACTTTTGGAATATCTATCCACTTGCCTTCCCCTCTTCTGTACGGTGATTCACCTCGTGGATCGGGCTTGCTGCCTGCATGATAATGAATACTGTGAGGTCATGGGACCGTACTGCAGAGAACCGAAACTTACGACAGGTGCAGGCGACAATTTCAACGCTGGATTTTTGTACGGCCTGATCCGTGATTTATCCTTTACAGACTGTCTCTGCCTGGGATGTGCCTCCTCCGGATTTTATGTCCGCCATGCCAAGAGCCCCGGACTTCAGGAATTAAAGGATTTTCTCGTTCTTTGGTTCGGACACGCCTTGGAGCATCCTGAAATCAAAATATAA
- a CDS encoding GntR family transcriptional regulator yields the protein MDIEYFKNTFRFSESSAVPLYLQLAAYLRIQIQNGVLQPGDMMFAENSLCEILNISRTTVRQSMNQLVEEGLLVRYRGKGTFIANMKIKRNMNHLYNFTEDMKTVGAAPCSKVLKSEVLKTCPEEIAEILKLPTPQTPVFYLERLRLANDEPILWERTYIPYYLCSKIESYDFNKNSLYRILTDTYHLEMYHAKESLDAIILSRKEAELLESKPRSAGYKIKRVSYLNSGFAFEYTTSVTRADKCTYQFDLYKNTASKKTPLEIKRNINL from the coding sequence ATGGATATTGAATATTTTAAAAATACCTTTCGTTTTTCTGAGTCATCAGCGGTACCTCTGTATCTCCAGCTGGCTGCTTACCTGCGGATTCAGATCCAAAACGGGGTTTTACAGCCCGGGGATATGATGTTTGCGGAAAACAGCCTTTGCGAAATCCTGAATATCAGCCGAACCACCGTAAGGCAGTCCATGAATCAACTGGTTGAGGAAGGGCTTCTCGTCCGGTATCGGGGCAAAGGCACCTTTATTGCCAATATGAAAATCAAACGCAATATGAATCACCTCTACAACTTTACCGAGGACATGAAAACCGTGGGGGCGGCACCCTGTTCGAAGGTGCTAAAATCCGAAGTGCTTAAGACATGCCCCGAGGAGATTGCTGAGATTTTGAAGCTTCCCACGCCTCAGACTCCGGTGTTTTATCTGGAACGTCTGCGGCTTGCCAACGACGAGCCTATCCTCTGGGAGCGCACATATATCCCCTACTACCTTTGCAGCAAAATTGAGTCTTACGATTTTAATAAGAACTCCCTTTATCGGATTCTCACAGATACCTACCATCTTGAAATGTATCATGCCAAAGAATCCCTTGACGCAATCATCCTGTCCCGGAAAGAGGCGGAACTGCTGGAATCCAAGCCCAGAAGCGCCGGGTATAAGATCAAGCGCGTTTCTTATCTGAACTCAGGGTTTGCCTTTGAATATACAACTTCTGTAACCCGGGCAGATAAATGCACCTACCAGTTTGATCTGTATAAAAATACGGCTTCAAAAAAGACCCCCTTGGAAATCAAGCGAAATATCAATCTTTAA
- a CDS encoding xanthine dehydrogenase family protein subunit M, translated as MRFEQYFEPKTTEECIRLLEEYGADGKILAGGTDLVPRLKNKIWKPQAVIGIGSLPDIDMIKVDQNGLELGAGAKLRKISMDPSLAKDYKVIMEAAGNVSSMQVRNVATIGGNACNASPSADAIHGLIVMGAKAVIAGPQGIREVAVENLFTGPGKTVLTRGEFLLKFLIPAPKAGTGAVYKKFAIRGDTDISIVGVGCGITLKDDDTIEAVCISLSAVAPTPIRAAEAEKLLLGKKLTDELLDLAAETAENNCTPITDQRATAAYRKEMVRVWTRHAVKEAAERAKSV; from the coding sequence ATGCGTTTTGAACAATATTTTGAACCCAAAACAACGGAAGAGTGTATCCGTTTGTTGGAGGAATATGGAGCCGATGGTAAAATTCTTGCCGGGGGTACTGATCTGGTTCCAAGGCTGAAGAATAAAATCTGGAAACCCCAGGCTGTGATCGGAATCGGCAGTTTGCCTGATATCGATATGATAAAGGTTGATCAAAACGGACTGGAATTGGGAGCCGGAGCAAAGCTGAGAAAGATCTCTATGGATCCATCTCTTGCGAAGGATTATAAAGTCATTATGGAAGCTGCCGGAAATGTTTCCTCCATGCAGGTCAGAAACGTTGCGACCATCGGGGGCAATGCCTGCAATGCATCCCCCAGCGCCGACGCCATTCACGGTTTGATCGTCATGGGAGCAAAGGCGGTGATCGCAGGACCGCAAGGAATCCGGGAGGTTGCTGTGGAGAATCTGTTCACAGGTCCGGGTAAAACCGTGCTGACTCGAGGGGAATTTCTGCTAAAATTCCTAATTCCTGCACCAAAAGCCGGAACGGGAGCAGTCTATAAGAAATTTGCTATTCGGGGCGATACGGATATCTCCATTGTTGGTGTGGGCTGCGGTATTACCCTGAAGGATGATGACACCATTGAAGCGGTATGCATCTCCCTTTCTGCGGTGGCACCGACACCGATCCGCGCGGCGGAAGCGGAGAAGCTGCTTCTGGGCAAGAAGCTCACCGACGAATTGCTTGATCTGGCAGCGGAGACTGCAGAAAATAATTGTACCCCTATTACTGACCAGCGGGCTACGGCAGCGTACCGCAAGGAAATGGTACGCGTATGGACCCGTCATGCAGTAAAAGAGGCGGCAGAAAGAGCCAAATCAGTCTGA
- a CDS encoding xanthine dehydrogenase family protein molybdopterin-binding subunit: MEGRIGKGEKRIDAYDKVTGKGLFASDYVNQYPVLAHMKALRSPYAHAKIKNLNLSKARELEGVIYIMTGEEPGIDWDQYPKASIIAKDEALWAGQMIALVCAETLEIADKAIELINVEYEKLPAVLDYYAAIEPNPASVVDPEYETRPLGFSDRPGDRASNRVSPNVVGAFKLHAGDVPAAMEKAEVIVEGEFWTGKKTASPLECANAICRYDSDGGITLVSNGAGVHGVIKQGICRILKLKESHVRVIQPYMGGSFGSRLNPYVEIITALMCLRTKRTVSFQFNREEMFVGAPSNWPCITKVKLGAMKDGTLIANDYYLAEEIGACLNNTFFSGRLSSSGVLPVYRMPNLRMDTCAVATNTVPAAEYRGLGCPESEFGIECLVNQLADELGMSPVEFRMKNIIDKGERDPHGEVITSIGLKKCLQSVADAIQVDETPEQDMGVWKKGRGCAVGGKQNTPLGRSEAEVWYNSDGSIQLFVSCDENGMGATTALAQIAAHEFGVSVSEVKVTKGDTAITPYDNYSASSRTTYNTGNAVKLACEDAIGKLKIEVARVYGIHPSKVEIKGKKAILAGSYVQEVEIPPLFQPTSMFTQGNWGLQKGTPVIGHGLFCPAPIHQWDENGLSDRVWNWFQYSAAAVEVAVNEETGQVKVLKVASSADTGNPINPKLVEVQIEGGVHMAIGFSVNEEHLFNEDGKIANANFSDYRLPTILDMPTSENVHAFINPDPLPDGPYGAKGMAESITIPVGPAIAHAIYKAVGVRVNGYPMTAERILALIQEKKAKEAAE, encoded by the coding sequence GTGGAAGGACGAATTGGTAAGGGCGAAAAAAGAATTGACGCCTACGACAAAGTAACAGGGAAAGGCTTATTTGCCAGTGATTATGTCAATCAATACCCAGTTTTGGCACACATGAAGGCACTACGCAGCCCCTACGCCCATGCAAAGATTAAAAATCTTAATCTGAGCAAGGCCAGGGAGCTGGAGGGTGTCATTTATATTATGACGGGAGAGGAACCGGGTATTGATTGGGATCAATATCCCAAGGCATCCATTATTGCTAAGGATGAAGCTCTCTGGGCAGGGCAGATGATTGCTCTGGTTTGCGCAGAAACCTTGGAAATTGCAGACAAGGCCATTGAACTCATCAATGTGGAATATGAGAAATTGCCTGCAGTGCTGGATTACTATGCTGCAATCGAGCCCAATCCGGCTTCAGTGGTTGACCCGGAATACGAAACACGCCCCCTGGGATTCAGTGACAGACCGGGAGACCGGGCATCTAACCGTGTATCCCCCAATGTGGTGGGTGCATTCAAATTACACGCCGGTGATGTTCCCGCGGCCATGGAAAAAGCAGAAGTGATCGTGGAAGGAGAATTCTGGACGGGAAAGAAAACCGCCAGTCCTCTTGAATGTGCCAACGCCATCTGCCGCTATGACTCTGACGGCGGTATCACTTTGGTTTCAAACGGCGCCGGTGTTCACGGCGTTATCAAGCAGGGAATCTGCAGAATCCTGAAACTGAAGGAAAGCCATGTCCGGGTCATCCAGCCTTATATGGGGGGAAGCTTCGGTTCACGGTTGAATCCCTATGTGGAAATCATCACGGCCTTAATGTGCCTAAGAACCAAAAGAACCGTGTCCTTCCAGTTCAACCGGGAAGAAATGTTTGTAGGAGCACCCTCCAATTGGCCCTGCATTACAAAGGTGAAGCTGGGTGCAATGAAGGACGGAACCCTCATCGCCAATGATTATTATCTGGCGGAAGAAATCGGCGCTTGCCTGAACAATACCTTTTTCAGCGGGAGGCTCTCATCCTCCGGTGTTCTCCCGGTTTACCGGATGCCCAATCTGAGAATGGATACCTGTGCGGTAGCTACCAATACGGTGCCTGCAGCGGAATATCGCGGACTCGGCTGCCCGGAATCGGAATTCGGAATCGAGTGCCTTGTGAATCAGCTTGCAGATGAACTGGGCATGAGCCCGGTGGAATTTCGGATGAAGAATATCATCGACAAAGGCGAAAGAGACCCCCACGGTGAAGTCATCACCAGTATCGGACTGAAGAAATGTCTGCAAAGCGTCGCCGATGCAATACAGGTTGATGAGACACCGGAGCAGGATATGGGTGTATGGAAAAAAGGCCGCGGCTGTGCTGTTGGAGGAAAGCAGAACACTCCACTGGGACGTTCTGAAGCAGAAGTCTGGTATAACAGTGACGGCAGTATCCAGCTCTTTGTCAGCTGCGACGAAAACGGCATGGGAGCAACGACAGCCCTGGCGCAGATCGCTGCCCACGAATTCGGCGTATCCGTTTCGGAGGTTAAGGTTACAAAAGGCGACACTGCCATAACGCCATATGACAATTATTCAGCGTCCAGCCGTACCACTTACAATACGGGAAATGCAGTGAAACTGGCATGCGAAGACGCCATCGGAAAACTAAAAATCGAAGTGGCCAGAGTTTACGGAATCCATCCTTCCAAGGTTGAGATCAAGGGAAAGAAAGCAATTCTGGCAGGATCGTACGTTCAGGAAGTGGAGATTCCGCCGTTGTTCCAGCCGACGTCCATGTTTACGCAAGGCAATTGGGGGCTTCAGAAGGGGACTCCAGTGATTGGACACGGATTATTCTGTCCGGCTCCCATCCATCAGTGGGATGAAAATGGTCTGTCCGACCGTGTTTGGAATTGGTTCCAGTATTCTGCAGCAGCAGTGGAAGTAGCGGTAAACGAAGAAACCGGCCAGGTTAAAGTTCTTAAAGTAGCCTCCTCGGCAGATACCGGAAATCCTATCAATCCGAAGCTGGTTGAGGTGCAGATTGAAGGCGGTGTACATATGGCAATCGGCTTTTCTGTCAATGAGGAGCACCTTTTCAATGAAGACGGAAAGATTGCAAACGCAAATTTCAGTGATTACCGGCTTCCGACGATTCTGGATATGCCTACGAGTGAGAATGTCCATGCGTTTATTAATCCTGATCCGCTGCCTGACGGTCCTTACGGTGCAAAGGGAATGGCTGAATCCATTACGATTCCTGTGGGTCCGGCAATCGCACATGCAATTTACAAGGCAGTAGGCGTTAGAGTAAACGGCTATCCAATGACGGCTGAGCGCATTTTAGCACTGATTCAGGAGAAGAAGGCAAAGGAGGCAGCGGAATAA
- a CDS encoding substrate-binding domain-containing protein, producing MSITLLTGCGGAAPEESSGQDGAKDLPTVGITTGSSGTSWRNIMIDALEQVGTEYKDAGKIADYKIVNNVNNGDATEQANIIRDFISQGVNIILVNPNSPDALNGVIKEAQDAGILVLAFDATVTAPDVVNVTLDHYAWNEKNVQFIADAIGGKGNVIQVYGLDGHPANNERIQATDDVLESYPDIKMIASTSGGWDQTKAKEVTTQIIGSGQQIDGVITQDSMGFGVLSAFQDAGKLPKVMFGDPGTAFFKEWKKLRDAGADFKACAQPNPPGIGGTGFRIALNLYNGKEFREGLLDGTTYFYQVSSFYTDENFDEAWEMLKDKPDDYLLSEIMPQDKVDELFQDPITE from the coding sequence ATGAGCATCACCTTGCTCACAGGCTGCGGCGGAGCTGCACCAGAGGAATCATCCGGTCAGGATGGCGCAAAAGACCTTCCAACAGTTGGTATCACAACAGGATCATCTGGGACATCCTGGCGTAATATCATGATTGATGCGTTAGAGCAGGTTGGTACAGAGTATAAGGATGCCGGTAAAATTGCCGATTACAAAATTGTGAACAATGTGAACAACGGCGATGCAACAGAACAGGCTAACATCATACGTGATTTCATTTCACAGGGTGTTAACATCATACTCGTGAATCCCAATTCACCCGATGCATTAAACGGTGTTATTAAGGAAGCCCAGGATGCGGGAATCCTAGTACTTGCTTTTGATGCGACTGTAACTGCCCCTGATGTTGTAAATGTAACCCTTGATCATTACGCTTGGAATGAGAAGAACGTTCAGTTCATCGCAGATGCCATCGGCGGAAAAGGAAATGTGATTCAGGTCTATGGTCTTGACGGACATCCGGCGAACAATGAACGAATCCAGGCAACGGATGATGTTCTGGAGAGCTATCCTGATATCAAGATGATCGCAAGCACCTCCGGCGGGTGGGATCAGACAAAGGCTAAGGAAGTAACAACACAGATCATCGGCTCCGGACAGCAGATCGATGGGGTCATTACGCAGGACAGCATGGGCTTCGGCGTATTATCTGCATTCCAGGATGCAGGAAAGCTTCCTAAGGTAATGTTTGGTGATCCCGGAACGGCCTTCTTCAAAGAATGGAAAAAGCTTCGTGATGCAGGCGCTGACTTCAAAGCCTGTGCACAGCCCAATCCTCCGGGCATCGGCGGTACCGGGTTCAGAATCGCGTTGAATCTTTATAATGGTAAAGAATTCAGAGAAGGCCTCCTTGACGGCACTACATACTTCTATCAGGTCAGCTCATTCTATACCGACGAAAACTTTGACGAAGCATGGGAAATGTTAAAAGATAAGCCGGACGATTACCTTCTGAGCGAAATCATGCCTCAGGATAAGGTAGATGAACTGTTCCAGGATCCGATAACAGAATAA
- a CDS encoding sugar phosphate isomerase/epimerase, translated as MKLGLVSAILAGLSFEEVVDFAAEKGFSCLEMMCWPVGKAERRYAGVTHIDVSDISEERIHYIKDYMNERGVEISALGYYPNPMDPDQEKSDFYVAHIKKMIVAAEKLGVKTICTFIGRDKNKNVEENFEKFKEIWPPIIRFAEEHDVKVAIENCAMYFSYDEWPGGVNLASSPAIWRRMFAEIPSDHFGLNYDPSHPLWMQMDYIKPVYEFKDKLFHIHIKDAKVFQDKLDDVGIMATPLEFHSPKLPGLGDVNWGRFISALTDVKYKGYACIEVEDKSFEDSLDDIKDSIILSKRYMDQFIL; from the coding sequence ATGAAGTTAGGTTTGGTAAGTGCCATACTGGCAGGATTAAGCTTTGAAGAGGTTGTTGATTTTGCGGCGGAGAAGGGATTCTCTTGTCTTGAAATGATGTGCTGGCCGGTGGGAAAGGCGGAGAGAAGATATGCAGGGGTAACCCATATCGATGTGTCAGATATCAGTGAAGAAAGAATTCATTACATAAAAGACTATATGAATGAAAGAGGTGTGGAAATCTCCGCCCTTGGTTATTATCCTAATCCAATGGATCCGGATCAGGAGAAAAGTGATTTTTACGTTGCCCATATTAAGAAGATGATTGTTGCTGCAGAAAAGCTGGGGGTCAAGACGATTTGTACCTTCATCGGCAGGGATAAGAATAAAAATGTAGAGGAGAACTTTGAGAAGTTCAAGGAAATCTGGCCTCCTATTATTCGCTTTGCAGAGGAACACGATGTTAAGGTCGCCATTGAAAACTGCGCAATGTATTTTTCCTATGATGAATGGCCCGGCGGTGTCAACCTTGCTTCCTCTCCGGCAATTTGGAGAAGAATGTTTGCTGAGATCCCAAGCGATCATTTTGGACTCAATTATGATCCGTCCCATCCCCTTTGGATGCAGATGGATTATATCAAGCCGGTCTACGAATTTAAGGATAAGCTGTTCCATATCCATATCAAAGATGCAAAGGTGTTTCAAGACAAGCTGGATGATGTGGGCATCATGGCGACTCCACTTGAGTTCCATTCGCCCAAACTTCCGGGTCTAGGTGATGTGAACTGGGGCAGATTCATTTCTGCACTTACAGATGTTAAATACAAGGGATATGCTTGCATTGAAGTGGAAGATAAGTCCTTTGAAGACTCTCTTGATGATATCAAAGACTCCATCATACTCAGCAAGAGGTATATGGATCAGTTTATTCTTTAG
- a CDS encoding (2Fe-2S)-binding protein — MKRMEINITVNGRKHELYVSPDRTLLEVLREELNLTGTKKGCDDSNCGVCTVLFDGMAVKSCTMLIPQANGHSVTTIEGLERENSLHPLQQSFIDHFAVQCGFCTPGMILTAKAILDENPGATEEDIREGLHGNVCRCVGYKKVVESIEAVRDGEYAESCGEV; from the coding sequence ATGAAAAGAATGGAAATTAATATTACAGTCAACGGCAGAAAGCATGAATTATACGTAAGCCCCGACAGAACGCTGCTGGAGGTTCTCAGGGAAGAGCTGAATCTTACTGGTACAAAAAAGGGCTGTGACGACTCCAACTGTGGTGTCTGCACCGTTTTGTTCGACGGCATGGCGGTCAAAAGCTGTACTATGCTTATCCCTCAGGCCAACGGGCATTCCGTCACCACCATCGAAGGATTGGAACGGGAAAACAGCCTGCATCCGCTGCAGCAGTCCTTTATCGATCATTTTGCTGTACAGTGCGGCTTTTGTACGCCAGGAATGATCCTCACAGCCAAAGCAATCCTGGATGAAAATCCAGGTGCAACGGAAGAGGACATCAGAGAAGGACTTCATGGGAACGTCTGCCGTTGTGTGGGCTACAAGAAGGTCGTGGAATCCATTGAGGCGGTACGGGACGGCGAATATGCGGAAAGCTGCGGGGAGGTATAG
- the deoC gene encoding deoxyribose-phosphate aldolase, whose amino-acid sequence MKPSKKASEMTAKELASYIDYSVLKPEFTEQEIIDLTKDGVRLGCATICINPGYIGLCEPYVKESETMLCPVCDFPFGTSTTESKVGQIEIVAGYDSVKEVDIVANFGWIRGGLYDKVTEDIRACADAAHKYGRKLKVIFETDALTEDQVRKACRCAVEAGADFVKTSTGFLTGFEAHGATPEIIKVMMEEVGDRCKVKGSGCIRTREHFLQLIDMGIDRMGVGYKSVPVVLDENKEPVSNDTY is encoded by the coding sequence ATGAAACCAAGTAAAAAGGCAAGTGAAATGACGGCCAAGGAATTAGCCAGCTATATCGATTACTCTGTGCTGAAACCGGAATTTACGGAACAGGAGATTATCGATCTGACAAAGGATGGGGTGCGGTTAGGCTGCGCGACCATCTGTATTAATCCGGGTTATATTGGGTTGTGCGAGCCATATGTCAAGGAAAGTGAAACAATGCTCTGCCCGGTTTGTGATTTTCCATTCGGAACAAGTACGACAGAGTCCAAGGTAGGTCAGATTGAGATTGTTGCAGGGTATGATTCCGTAAAGGAAGTTGATATTGTTGCAAACTTCGGATGGATCAGAGGGGGTCTGTATGACAAGGTTACAGAGGATATCCGGGCTTGTGCTGATGCGGCTCATAAATACGGCAGAAAGCTGAAAGTAATTTTTGAAACCGACGCCTTAACAGAAGATCAGGTCAGAAAAGCCTGCCGCTGTGCAGTGGAAGCCGGAGCAGACTTTGTAAAAACCAGTACAGGGTTTCTCACCGGGTTTGAAGCCCACGGAGCAACGCCGGAAATTATCAAAGTGATGATGGAGGAAGTCGGTGACAGGTGTAAGGTGAAAGGCAGCGGCTGTATTCGGACCCGAGAACATTTTCTCCAGCTCATCGACATGGGAATCGACAGAATGGGAGTGGGTTACAAATCAGTTCCTGTTGTTTTGGATGAAAATAAGGAACCAGTTTCCAATGATACTTATTAA
- a CDS encoding Gfo/Idh/MocA family oxidoreductase produces the protein MKKIKAAVAGMGFIGTAHVEALRRLNNVEVTAVCGSKRFTAAKAEALGVETYCSDYKDILENPEIDAVHICTPNYLHYQMAKDALNAGKHVICEKPLTTTREEALELLALAKEKGLVNATNFNIRFYPLMHQLKAMVDRGDMGDLFSVNGSYLQDWLFYDTDYNWRLEPEQSGESRAIADIGSHWMDLIEFVTGLKVTEVFADFATFHQVRKKPLKPVDTYSGKLLTPEDYQDVPINTEDYATVMMRFDNGGRGVMTVSQVFAGKKNCLSFDLAGSKKSASWVSERPNEIWIGRRDTANESLLKDPSILYPEASALIHYPGGHNEGFPDTFKQNFIKIYQAIAEKSGIEHAGEQTRDQAADQAEEQTGNLAADHAEYPTFEAGLREIHLCEKIIESNKKGGWIKL, from the coding sequence ATGAAAAAGATCAAGGCTGCAGTTGCCGGTATGGGCTTTATCGGCACTGCTCACGTTGAGGCGCTGAGAAGGCTGAACAATGTGGAAGTTACAGCGGTTTGCGGGAGCAAACGGTTCACTGCGGCAAAGGCCGAAGCACTTGGCGTTGAAACCTATTGCAGTGATTACAAAGATATTCTGGAAAACCCGGAAATCGACGCGGTACATATCTGTACGCCAAATTATCTCCATTACCAGATGGCCAAGGATGCTTTGAATGCAGGCAAACATGTTATTTGTGAAAAGCCGCTGACAACCACCAGAGAAGAAGCCTTAGAGCTGCTGGCTTTGGCCAAAGAGAAGGGCCTTGTTAATGCCACCAACTTCAATATCAGATTTTATCCTTTGATGCATCAGCTAAAAGCCATGGTGGACAGAGGAGACATGGGTGATCTCTTCTCCGTCAATGGCTCTTATCTCCAGGACTGGCTCTTTTACGATACGGACTACAACTGGAGACTGGAGCCTGAACAGTCGGGCGAATCAAGGGCCATCGCAGATATTGGATCCCACTGGATGGATCTCATTGAATTTGTAACAGGATTAAAGGTGACCGAGGTATTTGCCGATTTTGCGACCTTTCATCAGGTTAGAAAAAAGCCATTGAAACCCGTTGACACCTACTCTGGGAAGCTGCTGACTCCAGAGGATTATCAGGATGTACCTATCAATACCGAAGATTATGCAACGGTGATGATGCGGTTTGATAATGGGGGAAGAGGTGTCATGACAGTAAGTCAGGTATTTGCCGGAAAGAAAAATTGCCTGTCCTTTGATCTGGCAGGCTCTAAGAAATCCGCTTCGTGGGTTTCCGAACGCCCCAATGAAATATGGATTGGCCGAAGGGATACCGCCAATGAATCTCTGCTGAAAGATCCTTCTATTCTGTACCCTGAAGCCAGTGCATTGATCCACTATCCAGGAGGTCACAATGAAGGCTTCCCGGATACCTTTAAACAAAACTTTATTAAGATCTATCAAGCCATTGCTGAGAAGTCAGGCATAGAGCATGCCGGAGAACAGACGAGAGATCAGGCAGCAGATCAAGCCGAGGAACAGACTGGAAATCTGGCTGCAGATCATGCTGAATATCCTACCTTTGAAGCAGGCTTGAGAGAAATTCATCTCTGTGAGAAGATCATTGAAAGCAATAAAAAGGGTGGCTGGATAAAGCTGTAG
- a CDS encoding MBL fold metallo-hydrolase, with protein sequence MRMLTPNVYVETEIRGCNPSIVLTKEGSVFIDTAQWISTLLEMKKFAEEKGPIKYLINTEGHIDHIFGNHWFAGVAPVIGHEKLNDLFWTVAGELDCYDYSLDVIQRQDQDFLHLMPSREDYIVNRPQITFGDHMTLKLGDHTFELYHTPGHSPSQICVYVPEERVAFTGDTLFSNCQTWLHSAEIDLLLGTLNFLETLDVDWFVPGHGPVVGKEFIREQRAFIYEWIAAVAKGIRQGWSLEECIQNINFIDRFPVDIGQEEMMEYIQRTNVVKCYNYLMNQQK encoded by the coding sequence ATGCGAATGTTAACACCAAATGTATACGTTGAAACGGAAATCAGAGGTTGTAATCCAAGTATTGTCCTTACAAAAGAAGGCTCGGTCTTCATCGATACGGCACAATGGATTTCGACTTTACTGGAAATGAAAAAATTTGCTGAAGAGAAAGGGCCGATCAAATATCTGATCAATACGGAAGGGCATATTGACCACATCTTCGGCAATCACTGGTTTGCTGGTGTGGCTCCTGTCATCGGCCATGAAAAACTCAACGACCTTTTCTGGACTGTAGCGGGAGAGCTGGATTGCTATGATTACAGCTTAGATGTCATACAGCGTCAGGATCAAGATTTTCTGCACCTGATGCCTTCCAGAGAAGATTATATTGTAAACAGGCCCCAGATTACTTTTGGCGATCATATGACGCTGAAACTGGGAGACCATACCTTCGAGCTGTACCACACACCGGGACATTCTCCGTCTCAGATTTGTGTTTATGTTCCGGAAGAGCGGGTTGCATTTACTGGAGATACCTTGTTTTCCAATTGCCAGACCTGGCTGCATTCTGCGGAGATTGATCTTTTGCTAGGTACATTGAACTTTTTAGAAACCCTTGATGTTGACTGGTTCGTGCCCGGTCACGGTCCTGTGGTAGGAAAAGAATTCATTCGGGAGCAGAGAGCCTTTATCTATGAGTGGATTGCTGCGGTAGCAAAAGGAATCCGGCAGGGGTGGTCTTTGGAGGAATGCATCCAAAATATCAATTTTATAGACCGTTTCCCCGTGGATATCGGACAGGAAGAGATGATGGAGTACATACAGAGAACCAACGTTGTAAAATGCTACAACTACCTGATGAATCAGCAGAAGTAA